GATGTTTCCAATAAAACTTTTTGTTGGATGGTAATCAATTGCCGGATGCCCTCTTCAGCCAGGTTGGCCATGGCGTTGAACTGGTCGCGGGTAAAGGGGGCCGCTTCGGCGGTGCCCTGGATTTCGACGAAACTTCCGGAACTGGTCATGACAAAATTGCAGTCGGTTTCGCAGGTGGAGTCTTCCGGATAATCCAGGTCCAGGAGCGGCTGGCCTTTCAGGATGCCGCAACTGACGGCGGCCACAAAATCCTGGATGGGCAATGTCGTCAATTTTTGGCGTTTCTGGAGGGTGCGGCAGGCATCCATGAGGGCGACAAAGGCCCCGGTGATGGAGGCGGTACGGGTACCACCATCGGCCTGGATCACGTCACAGTCGATCCAGATGGTGCGTTTGCCAAGCAGGTCCAGATTGACCACCGAGCGCATGGAGCGACCGATGAGACGCTGGATTTCGAGGGTGCGTCCCCCCTGTTTGCCACGACTGGATTCACGCACGGTCCGTTCATGGGTGGAGCGGGGCAGCATGCCGTATTCGGCAGTGATCCAGCCGCGTTCGGGGTGTTGTTGGCGCATCCAGCGGGGTTGGGACTCTTCCACGGTGGCGGTACAAATGACCTGGGTATCCCCGCAGGTGATCAGACAGGACCCTTCGGCGTGTTTGATATAGGAGCGGGTGATGGTGACTGGTCGCAATTGATTGGAACGGCGGTCATGAGATCGGGTCATGATGGATATTCCTTAAAAAAAACAAATTGAAAAAAAGAGGGGGTCTGGGGGATTCATCCCCCAGTGGGGTCTGGGGCAAGGCCCCAGTGGGGTTTGGGGCGAAGCCCCAATAAAAATCATTTTTCAATTTTTTTTTCTCAGCAGGCACTGTTCAGGATCATTTAAAAAAAGGAAAACAGGCACAGTTCAAGATTCCAGGAAAGACGGAAAAGTGATGGGGAAGGTACGATACCTCTCAGAGGCTGTCCATGAACTCTCGAATAAAAAAATTGGAAAGAAAGATTTTATTGGGGCTCCGCCCCAAACCCCGCCAGGAG
The sequence above is drawn from the Magnetococcales bacterium genome and encodes:
- the rph gene encoding ribonuclease PH codes for the protein MTRSHDRRSNQLRPVTITRSYIKHAEGSCLITCGDTQVICTATVEESQPRWMRQQHPERGWITAEYGMLPRSTHERTVRESSRGKQGGRTLEIQRLIGRSMRSVVNLDLLGKRTIWIDCDVIQADGGTRTASITGAFVALMDACRTLQKRQKLTTLPIQDFVAAVSCGILKGQPLLDLDYPEDSTCETDCNFVMTSSGSFVEIQGTAEAAPFTRDQFNAMANLAEEGIRQLITIQQKVLLETSL